Proteins encoded by one window of Lepisosteus oculatus isolate fLepOcu1 chromosome 18, fLepOcu1.hap2, whole genome shotgun sequence:
- the pld7 gene encoding 5'-3' exonuclease PLD4 isoform X2: protein MGRRRSARLARAETPLRRSARLRDTLGGPVEEVVDMSAEQSEGEDAQDLQPRPGIRAHHSASGDPAPVEPEPESELEEPEARGRGRPRQHPQLDSMCPSVILRRLDLEDREGEETEPPRAAAPKAPTSRIPTFQSSGARLLRPVDRPPPGKPPPSQLPVRPWERAAKPHLEMGWSDTALSPRPALRAETGTPRPEAAQEAGAGALAPETRGGQLERGTPAPRAEATSREASKTQPRRGPPVPSEAEPREDTPPASEEGGEEAEAEREEVGSEAEREEVGSEAEREEAGSEAEEEEVGSEAEEKEAGEEEVDSEAEEEEVGSEAEEEEVDSEAEEKEVDSEAGEEEAEQEEAAPEAEAEGEEVGSEAEAEREAVVFEVGARSEKPALNPRGRRAAGGREARQEGAGRPGPRGRLRRYCSTLLCLLPPLLLLLGGGGLFLWPSGRPGLAGALLAPLDLDWLWAGDLWARQEACGSDCSLSLLESLPEGLEYPPGSPRLTPISQAWRDLLHRANHSVSIAAFYLTLRDTDLEASEPSALEGKRVFEALRGLPARGVGLRIAVNSPQTYPRDTDDLALAGAEVRPVYLQNLTGGILHTKLWEVDGQHAYLGSANMDWRSLTQVKELAVSVTNCSCLARDVSRLFQAYWLLGSPAGGAVPARWPRRLSALSSAQRPLQLQLNGLPAQVYLSSAPPPLSADGRTDDLSAILGVISDARRFVYVSVMDFLPASQYTEPAQFWPPIDSALRAAACARGVEVRLLVSCWPHSDQPMFVFLESLGVPNHPPLSCRLHVKVFEVPSTEEQKMIPYARVNHAKYMVTDRVAYIGTSNWSENYFTHTAGVGLVVNQTGAPAGAGKRSVQSDLQAVFERDWDSGFAQPLSSEPAHLCGARESA, encoded by the exons ATGGGCCGGCGGAGGTCGGCTCGGCTGGCCCGGGCGGAGACGCCGCTGCGGCGCTCGGCGAGACTGCGGGACACCCTGGGCGGGCCGGTGGAG GAGGTGGTGGACATGTCTGCAGAGCAGTCGGAGGGGGAGGACGCCCAGGACCTGCAGCCACGCCCTGGCATCCGGGCCCACCACTCTGCTTCTGGGGACCCAGCGCCAGTAGAACCAGAACCAGAGTCTGAACTGGAGGAGCCTGAGGCCAGAGGCAGGGGCCGCCCTCGCCAGCACCCCCAGCTGGACTCCATG TGCCCCTCGGTCATCCTGCGCAGACTGGACCTGGAGGAccgggagggagaggagacggAGCCCCCCCGGGCCGCGGCGCCGAAGGCCCCCACCTCCAGGATCCCCACCTTCCAGAGCTCCGGCGCCCGTCTGCTGCGGCCCGTGGACCGCCCCCCCCCGGGCAAGCCCCCCCCCTCCCAGCTCCCCGTCAGGCCCTGGGAGCGCGCGGCCAAGCCGCACCTCGAGATGGGCTGGTCGGACACCGCGCTGAGCCCCCGCCCGGCGCTCAGGGCCGAGACCGGGACCCCCAGGCCCGAGGCGGCGCAGGAGGCTGGCGCAGGGGCTCTCGCCCCCGAGACCAGGGGAGGGCAGCTGGAGAGAGGCACACCTGCCCCCAGGGCCGAGGCCACGAGCAGGGAGGCCTCCAAAACACAGCCTCGGAGAGGCCCCCCCGTCCCCTCGGAGGCAGAGCCCAGAGAAGACACGCCGCCTGCCTCCGAGGAAGGAGGAGAGGAGGCTGAGGCCGAGCGAGAGGAGGTGGGCTCCGAGGCCGAGCGAGAGGAGGTGGGCTCCGAGGCCGAGCGAGAGGAGGCAGGCTCCGaggctgaggaagaggaggtgggcTCCGAGGCCGAGGAAAAGGAGGCTGGGGAAGAGGAGGTGGACTCCGAggccgaggaagaggaggtgggcTCCGAggccgaggaagaggaggtggactCCGAGGCCGAGGAAAAGGAGGTGGACTCTGAGGCCGGGGAAGAGGAGGCTGAGCAAGAGGAGGCTGCCCCCGAGGCTGAGGCTGAGGGAGAGGAGGTGGGCTCCGAGGCTGAGGCTGAGCGAGAGGCGGTGGTCTTTGAGGTGGGAGCCCGGAGCGAGAAACCCGCCCTCAATCCCAGAGGCAGACGAGCGGCCGGAGGGAGGGAGGCGAGGCAGGAGGGAGCGGGCCGGCCCGGGCCCCGAGGCAGG CTGCGGCGCTACTGCTCCACCCTGCTCTGCCTCCTCCCccccctgctgctcctgctgggGGGGGGCGGCCTGTTCCTGTGGCCCTCTGGGAGGCCGGGGCTGGCCGGCGCCCTGCTGGCGCCGCTGGACCTGGACTGGCTGTGGGCCGGGGACCTGTGGGCACGGCAGGAGGCCTGCGGCTCCGACTGCAG CCTGTCCCTGCTGGAGAGCCTCCCTGAGGGGCTGGAGTACCCCCCTGGCTCCCCCCGCCTGACCCCCATCTCCCAGGCCTGGAGAGACCTGCTGCACAGAGCCAACCACAGCGTCAGCATCGCAGCCTTCTACCTCACACTGAGGGACACCGACCTGGAGGCCTCCGAGCCCAGCGCACTGGAG GGGAAGCGTGTGTTCGAGGCTCTGAGGGGCCTGCCAGCTCGAGGGGTGGGCCTCAGGATCGCCGTCAACAGCCCCCAGACGTACCCCAGGGACACGGACGACCTTGCGCTCGCAG GCGCGGAGGTGCGCCCGGTCTACCTGCAGAACCTGACCGGGGGGATCCTGCACACCAAGCTCTGGGAGGTGGACGGCCAGCACGCCTACCTGGGCAGTGCCAACATGGACTGGCGCTCCCTCACACAG GTGAAGGAGCTGGCCGTCTCGGTGACGAACTGCAGCTGCCTGGCCAGAGACGTGTCCCGGCTGTTCCAGGCGTACTGGCTCCTGGGctctccagcagggggcgcagTGCCCGCGCGCTGGCCCCGCCGCCTCAGCGCTCTGTCCAgcgcacagcgccccctgcagctGCAGCTGAACGGGCTCCCGGCGCAGGTCTACCTGTCG AGCGCTCCCCCGCCGCTGTCCGCGGACGGCCGCACGGACGACCTCTCGGCCATCCTGGGCGTGATCTCGGACGCCCGCCGCTTCGTCTACGTCTCGGTCATGGACTTCCTGCCGGCCTCCCAGTACACTGAGCCGGCCCAGTTCTGGCCGCCCATCGACTCAGCGCTGCGGGCGGCGGCGTGCGCGCGTGGCGTGGAGGTGCGGCTGCTGGTCAGCTGCTGGCCGCACTCCGACCAGCCCATGTTCGTCTTCCTGGAGTCGCTCGGCGTGCCGAACCACCCGCCCCTGAGCTGCCGGCTGCACGTG AAAGTGTTCGAGGTGCCCTCCACCGAGGAGCAGAAGATGATCCCCTACGCCAGGGTGAACCACGCTAAGTACATGGTGACGGACAGAGTCGCGTACATAG GGACATCCAACTGGTCGGAGAATTACTTCACCCACACGGCGGGCGTGGGGCTGGTGGTGAACCAGACGGGGGCTCCAGCCGGGGCAGGCAAGCGCAGCGTCCAGAGTGACCTGCAGGCCGTGTTCGAGAGGGACTGGGACTCCGGCTTCGCTCAGCCCCTCTCCTCGGAGCCCGCCCACCTCTGCGGAGCACGGGAAAGCGCATAG
- the pld7 gene encoding 5'-3' exonuclease PLD4 isoform X3 gives MGRRRSARLARAETPLRRSARLRDTLGGPVEEVVDMSAEQSEGEDAQDLQPRPGIRAHHSASGDPAPVEPEPESELEEPEARGRGRPRQHPQLDSMCPSVILRRLDLEDREGEETEPPRAAAPKAPTSRIPTFQSSGARLLRPVDRPPPGKPPPSQLPVRPWERAAKPHLEMGWSDTALSPRPALRAETGTPRPEAAQEAGAGALAPETRGGQLERGTPAPRAEATSREASKTQPRRGPPVPSEAEPREDTPPASEEGGEEAEAEREEVGSEAEREEVGSEAEREEAGSEAEEEEVGSEAEEKEAGEEEVDSEAEEKEVDSEAGEEEAEQEEAAPEAEAEGEEVGSEAEAEREAVVFEVGARSEKPALNPRGRRAAGGREARQEGAGRPGPRGRQTGSQQGLTGLLSPSLQLRRYCSTLLCLLPPLLLLLGGGGLFLWPSGRPGLAGALLAPLDLDWLWAGDLWARQEACGSDCSLSLLESLPEGLEYPPGSPRLTPISQAWRDLLHRANHSVSIAAFYLTLRDTDLEASEPSALEGKRVFEALRGLPARGVGLRIAVNSPQTYPRDTDDLALAGAEVRPVYLQNLTGGILHTKLWEVDGQHAYLGSANMDWRSLTQVKELAVSVTNCSCLARDVSRLFQAYWLLGSPAGGAVPARWPRRLSALSSAQRPLQLQLNGLPAQVYLSSAPPPLSADGRTDDLSAILGVISDARRFVYVSVMDFLPASQYTEPAQFWPPIDSALRAAACARGVEVRLLVSCWPHSDQPMFVFLESLGVPNHPPLSCRLHVKVFEVPSTEEQKMIPYARVNHAKYMVTDRVAYIGTSNWSENYFTHTAGVGLVVNQTGAPAGAGKRSVQSDLQAVFERDWDSGFAQPLSSEPAHLCGARESA, from the exons ATGGGCCGGCGGAGGTCGGCTCGGCTGGCCCGGGCGGAGACGCCGCTGCGGCGCTCGGCGAGACTGCGGGACACCCTGGGCGGGCCGGTGGAG GAGGTGGTGGACATGTCTGCAGAGCAGTCGGAGGGGGAGGACGCCCAGGACCTGCAGCCACGCCCTGGCATCCGGGCCCACCACTCTGCTTCTGGGGACCCAGCGCCAGTAGAACCAGAACCAGAGTCTGAACTGGAGGAGCCTGAGGCCAGAGGCAGGGGCCGCCCTCGCCAGCACCCCCAGCTGGACTCCATG TGCCCCTCGGTCATCCTGCGCAGACTGGACCTGGAGGAccgggagggagaggagacggAGCCCCCCCGGGCCGCGGCGCCGAAGGCCCCCACCTCCAGGATCCCCACCTTCCAGAGCTCCGGCGCCCGTCTGCTGCGGCCCGTGGACCGCCCCCCCCCGGGCAAGCCCCCCCCCTCCCAGCTCCCCGTCAGGCCCTGGGAGCGCGCGGCCAAGCCGCACCTCGAGATGGGCTGGTCGGACACCGCGCTGAGCCCCCGCCCGGCGCTCAGGGCCGAGACCGGGACCCCCAGGCCCGAGGCGGCGCAGGAGGCTGGCGCAGGGGCTCTCGCCCCCGAGACCAGGGGAGGGCAGCTGGAGAGAGGCACACCTGCCCCCAGGGCCGAGGCCACGAGCAGGGAGGCCTCCAAAACACAGCCTCGGAGAGGCCCCCCCGTCCCCTCGGAGGCAGAGCCCAGAGAAGACACGCCGCCTGCCTCCGAGGAAGGAGGAGAGGAGGCTGAGGCCGAGCGAGAGGAGGTGGGCTCCGAGGCCGAGCGAGAGGAGGTGGGCTCCGAGGCCGAGCGAGAGGAGGCAGGCTCCGaggctgaggaagaggaggtgggcTCCGAGGCCGAGGAAAAGGAGGCTGGGGAAGAGGAG gtggactCCGAGGCCGAGGAAAAGGAGGTGGACTCTGAGGCCGGGGAAGAGGAGGCTGAGCAAGAGGAGGCTGCCCCCGAGGCTGAGGCTGAGGGAGAGGAGGTGGGCTCCGAGGCTGAGGCTGAGCGAGAGGCGGTGGTCTTTGAGGTGGGAGCCCGGAGCGAGAAACCCGCCCTCAATCCCAGAGGCAGACGAGCGGCCGGAGGGAGGGAGGCGAGGCAGGAGGGAGCGGGCCGGCCCGGGCCCCGAGGCAGG CAGACTGGTTCTCAGCAGGGGCTGACCGGcctgctctctccctccctgcagCTGCGGCGCTACTGCTCCACCCTGCTCTGCCTCCTCCCccccctgctgctcctgctgggGGGGGGCGGCCTGTTCCTGTGGCCCTCTGGGAGGCCGGGGCTGGCCGGCGCCCTGCTGGCGCCGCTGGACCTGGACTGGCTGTGGGCCGGGGACCTGTGGGCACGGCAGGAGGCCTGCGGCTCCGACTGCAG CCTGTCCCTGCTGGAGAGCCTCCCTGAGGGGCTGGAGTACCCCCCTGGCTCCCCCCGCCTGACCCCCATCTCCCAGGCCTGGAGAGACCTGCTGCACAGAGCCAACCACAGCGTCAGCATCGCAGCCTTCTACCTCACACTGAGGGACACCGACCTGGAGGCCTCCGAGCCCAGCGCACTGGAG GGGAAGCGTGTGTTCGAGGCTCTGAGGGGCCTGCCAGCTCGAGGGGTGGGCCTCAGGATCGCCGTCAACAGCCCCCAGACGTACCCCAGGGACACGGACGACCTTGCGCTCGCAG GCGCGGAGGTGCGCCCGGTCTACCTGCAGAACCTGACCGGGGGGATCCTGCACACCAAGCTCTGGGAGGTGGACGGCCAGCACGCCTACCTGGGCAGTGCCAACATGGACTGGCGCTCCCTCACACAG GTGAAGGAGCTGGCCGTCTCGGTGACGAACTGCAGCTGCCTGGCCAGAGACGTGTCCCGGCTGTTCCAGGCGTACTGGCTCCTGGGctctccagcagggggcgcagTGCCCGCGCGCTGGCCCCGCCGCCTCAGCGCTCTGTCCAgcgcacagcgccccctgcagctGCAGCTGAACGGGCTCCCGGCGCAGGTCTACCTGTCG AGCGCTCCCCCGCCGCTGTCCGCGGACGGCCGCACGGACGACCTCTCGGCCATCCTGGGCGTGATCTCGGACGCCCGCCGCTTCGTCTACGTCTCGGTCATGGACTTCCTGCCGGCCTCCCAGTACACTGAGCCGGCCCAGTTCTGGCCGCCCATCGACTCAGCGCTGCGGGCGGCGGCGTGCGCGCGTGGCGTGGAGGTGCGGCTGCTGGTCAGCTGCTGGCCGCACTCCGACCAGCCCATGTTCGTCTTCCTGGAGTCGCTCGGCGTGCCGAACCACCCGCCCCTGAGCTGCCGGCTGCACGTG AAAGTGTTCGAGGTGCCCTCCACCGAGGAGCAGAAGATGATCCCCTACGCCAGGGTGAACCACGCTAAGTACATGGTGACGGACAGAGTCGCGTACATAG GGACATCCAACTGGTCGGAGAATTACTTCACCCACACGGCGGGCGTGGGGCTGGTGGTGAACCAGACGGGGGCTCCAGCCGGGGCAGGCAAGCGCAGCGTCCAGAGTGACCTGCAGGCCGTGTTCGAGAGGGACTGGGACTCCGGCTTCGCTCAGCCCCTCTCCTCGGAGCCCGCCCACCTCTGCGGAGCACGGGAAAGCGCATAG
- the pld7 gene encoding 5'-3' exonuclease PLD4 isoform X4: MGRRRSARLARAETPLRRSARLRDTLGGPVEEVVDMSAEQSEGEDAQDLQPRPGIRAHHSASGDPAPVEPEPESELEEPEARGRGRPRQHPQLDSMCPSVILRRLDLEDREGEETEPPRAAAPKAPTSRIPTFQSSGARLLRPVDRPPPGKPPPSQLPVRPWERAAKPHLEMGWSDTALSPRPALRAETGTPRPEAAQEAGAGALAPETRGGQLERGTPAPRAEATSREASKTQPRRGPPVPSEAEPREDTPPASEEGGEEAEAEREEVGSEAEREEVGSEAEREEAGSEAEEEEVGSEAEEKEAGEEEVDSEAEEEEVDSEAGEEEAEQEEAAPEAEAEGEEVGSEAEAEREAVVFEVGARSEKPALNPRGRRAAGGREARQEGAGRPGPRGRQTGSQQGLTGLLSPSLQLRRYCSTLLCLLPPLLLLLGGGGLFLWPSGRPGLAGALLAPLDLDWLWAGDLWARQEACGSDCSLSLLESLPEGLEYPPGSPRLTPISQAWRDLLHRANHSVSIAAFYLTLRDTDLEASEPSALEGKRVFEALRGLPARGVGLRIAVNSPQTYPRDTDDLALAGAEVRPVYLQNLTGGILHTKLWEVDGQHAYLGSANMDWRSLTQVKELAVSVTNCSCLARDVSRLFQAYWLLGSPAGGAVPARWPRRLSALSSAQRPLQLQLNGLPAQVYLSSAPPPLSADGRTDDLSAILGVISDARRFVYVSVMDFLPASQYTEPAQFWPPIDSALRAAACARGVEVRLLVSCWPHSDQPMFVFLESLGVPNHPPLSCRLHVKVFEVPSTEEQKMIPYARVNHAKYMVTDRVAYIGTSNWSENYFTHTAGVGLVVNQTGAPAGAGKRSVQSDLQAVFERDWDSGFAQPLSSEPAHLCGARESA, translated from the exons ATGGGCCGGCGGAGGTCGGCTCGGCTGGCCCGGGCGGAGACGCCGCTGCGGCGCTCGGCGAGACTGCGGGACACCCTGGGCGGGCCGGTGGAG GAGGTGGTGGACATGTCTGCAGAGCAGTCGGAGGGGGAGGACGCCCAGGACCTGCAGCCACGCCCTGGCATCCGGGCCCACCACTCTGCTTCTGGGGACCCAGCGCCAGTAGAACCAGAACCAGAGTCTGAACTGGAGGAGCCTGAGGCCAGAGGCAGGGGCCGCCCTCGCCAGCACCCCCAGCTGGACTCCATG TGCCCCTCGGTCATCCTGCGCAGACTGGACCTGGAGGAccgggagggagaggagacggAGCCCCCCCGGGCCGCGGCGCCGAAGGCCCCCACCTCCAGGATCCCCACCTTCCAGAGCTCCGGCGCCCGTCTGCTGCGGCCCGTGGACCGCCCCCCCCCGGGCAAGCCCCCCCCCTCCCAGCTCCCCGTCAGGCCCTGGGAGCGCGCGGCCAAGCCGCACCTCGAGATGGGCTGGTCGGACACCGCGCTGAGCCCCCGCCCGGCGCTCAGGGCCGAGACCGGGACCCCCAGGCCCGAGGCGGCGCAGGAGGCTGGCGCAGGGGCTCTCGCCCCCGAGACCAGGGGAGGGCAGCTGGAGAGAGGCACACCTGCCCCCAGGGCCGAGGCCACGAGCAGGGAGGCCTCCAAAACACAGCCTCGGAGAGGCCCCCCCGTCCCCTCGGAGGCAGAGCCCAGAGAAGACACGCCGCCTGCCTCCGAGGAAGGAGGAGAGGAGGCTGAGGCCGAGCGAGAGGAGGTGGGCTCCGAGGCCGAGCGAGAGGAGGTGGGCTCCGAGGCCGAGCGAGAGGAGGCAGGCTCCGaggctgaggaagaggaggtgggcTCCGAGGCCGAGGAAAAGGAGGCTGGGGAAGAGGAGGTGGACTCCGAggccgaggaagaggag GTGGACTCTGAGGCCGGGGAAGAGGAGGCTGAGCAAGAGGAGGCTGCCCCCGAGGCTGAGGCTGAGGGAGAGGAGGTGGGCTCCGAGGCTGAGGCTGAGCGAGAGGCGGTGGTCTTTGAGGTGGGAGCCCGGAGCGAGAAACCCGCCCTCAATCCCAGAGGCAGACGAGCGGCCGGAGGGAGGGAGGCGAGGCAGGAGGGAGCGGGCCGGCCCGGGCCCCGAGGCAGG CAGACTGGTTCTCAGCAGGGGCTGACCGGcctgctctctccctccctgcagCTGCGGCGCTACTGCTCCACCCTGCTCTGCCTCCTCCCccccctgctgctcctgctgggGGGGGGCGGCCTGTTCCTGTGGCCCTCTGGGAGGCCGGGGCTGGCCGGCGCCCTGCTGGCGCCGCTGGACCTGGACTGGCTGTGGGCCGGGGACCTGTGGGCACGGCAGGAGGCCTGCGGCTCCGACTGCAG CCTGTCCCTGCTGGAGAGCCTCCCTGAGGGGCTGGAGTACCCCCCTGGCTCCCCCCGCCTGACCCCCATCTCCCAGGCCTGGAGAGACCTGCTGCACAGAGCCAACCACAGCGTCAGCATCGCAGCCTTCTACCTCACACTGAGGGACACCGACCTGGAGGCCTCCGAGCCCAGCGCACTGGAG GGGAAGCGTGTGTTCGAGGCTCTGAGGGGCCTGCCAGCTCGAGGGGTGGGCCTCAGGATCGCCGTCAACAGCCCCCAGACGTACCCCAGGGACACGGACGACCTTGCGCTCGCAG GCGCGGAGGTGCGCCCGGTCTACCTGCAGAACCTGACCGGGGGGATCCTGCACACCAAGCTCTGGGAGGTGGACGGCCAGCACGCCTACCTGGGCAGTGCCAACATGGACTGGCGCTCCCTCACACAG GTGAAGGAGCTGGCCGTCTCGGTGACGAACTGCAGCTGCCTGGCCAGAGACGTGTCCCGGCTGTTCCAGGCGTACTGGCTCCTGGGctctccagcagggggcgcagTGCCCGCGCGCTGGCCCCGCCGCCTCAGCGCTCTGTCCAgcgcacagcgccccctgcagctGCAGCTGAACGGGCTCCCGGCGCAGGTCTACCTGTCG AGCGCTCCCCCGCCGCTGTCCGCGGACGGCCGCACGGACGACCTCTCGGCCATCCTGGGCGTGATCTCGGACGCCCGCCGCTTCGTCTACGTCTCGGTCATGGACTTCCTGCCGGCCTCCCAGTACACTGAGCCGGCCCAGTTCTGGCCGCCCATCGACTCAGCGCTGCGGGCGGCGGCGTGCGCGCGTGGCGTGGAGGTGCGGCTGCTGGTCAGCTGCTGGCCGCACTCCGACCAGCCCATGTTCGTCTTCCTGGAGTCGCTCGGCGTGCCGAACCACCCGCCCCTGAGCTGCCGGCTGCACGTG AAAGTGTTCGAGGTGCCCTCCACCGAGGAGCAGAAGATGATCCCCTACGCCAGGGTGAACCACGCTAAGTACATGGTGACGGACAGAGTCGCGTACATAG GGACATCCAACTGGTCGGAGAATTACTTCACCCACACGGCGGGCGTGGGGCTGGTGGTGAACCAGACGGGGGCTCCAGCCGGGGCAGGCAAGCGCAGCGTCCAGAGTGACCTGCAGGCCGTGTTCGAGAGGGACTGGGACTCCGGCTTCGCTCAGCCCCTCTCCTCGGAGCCCGCCCACCTCTGCGGAGCACGGGAAAGCGCATAG
- the pld7 gene encoding 5'-3' exonuclease PLD4 isoform X1 encodes MGRRRSARLARAETPLRRSARLRDTLGGPVEEVVDMSAEQSEGEDAQDLQPRPGIRAHHSASGDPAPVEPEPESELEEPEARGRGRPRQHPQLDSMCPSVILRRLDLEDREGEETEPPRAAAPKAPTSRIPTFQSSGARLLRPVDRPPPGKPPPSQLPVRPWERAAKPHLEMGWSDTALSPRPALRAETGTPRPEAAQEAGAGALAPETRGGQLERGTPAPRAEATSREASKTQPRRGPPVPSEAEPREDTPPASEEGGEEAEAEREEVGSEAEREEVGSEAEREEAGSEAEEEEVGSEAEEKEAGEEEVDSEAEEEEVGSEAEEEEVDSEAEEKEVDSEAGEEEAEQEEAAPEAEAEGEEVGSEAEAEREAVVFEVGARSEKPALNPRGRRAAGGREARQEGAGRPGPRGRQTGSQQGLTGLLSPSLQLRRYCSTLLCLLPPLLLLLGGGGLFLWPSGRPGLAGALLAPLDLDWLWAGDLWARQEACGSDCSLSLLESLPEGLEYPPGSPRLTPISQAWRDLLHRANHSVSIAAFYLTLRDTDLEASEPSALEGKRVFEALRGLPARGVGLRIAVNSPQTYPRDTDDLALAGAEVRPVYLQNLTGGILHTKLWEVDGQHAYLGSANMDWRSLTQVKELAVSVTNCSCLARDVSRLFQAYWLLGSPAGGAVPARWPRRLSALSSAQRPLQLQLNGLPAQVYLSSAPPPLSADGRTDDLSAILGVISDARRFVYVSVMDFLPASQYTEPAQFWPPIDSALRAAACARGVEVRLLVSCWPHSDQPMFVFLESLGVPNHPPLSCRLHVKVFEVPSTEEQKMIPYARVNHAKYMVTDRVAYIGTSNWSENYFTHTAGVGLVVNQTGAPAGAGKRSVQSDLQAVFERDWDSGFAQPLSSEPAHLCGARESA; translated from the exons ATGGGCCGGCGGAGGTCGGCTCGGCTGGCCCGGGCGGAGACGCCGCTGCGGCGCTCGGCGAGACTGCGGGACACCCTGGGCGGGCCGGTGGAG GAGGTGGTGGACATGTCTGCAGAGCAGTCGGAGGGGGAGGACGCCCAGGACCTGCAGCCACGCCCTGGCATCCGGGCCCACCACTCTGCTTCTGGGGACCCAGCGCCAGTAGAACCAGAACCAGAGTCTGAACTGGAGGAGCCTGAGGCCAGAGGCAGGGGCCGCCCTCGCCAGCACCCCCAGCTGGACTCCATG TGCCCCTCGGTCATCCTGCGCAGACTGGACCTGGAGGAccgggagggagaggagacggAGCCCCCCCGGGCCGCGGCGCCGAAGGCCCCCACCTCCAGGATCCCCACCTTCCAGAGCTCCGGCGCCCGTCTGCTGCGGCCCGTGGACCGCCCCCCCCCGGGCAAGCCCCCCCCCTCCCAGCTCCCCGTCAGGCCCTGGGAGCGCGCGGCCAAGCCGCACCTCGAGATGGGCTGGTCGGACACCGCGCTGAGCCCCCGCCCGGCGCTCAGGGCCGAGACCGGGACCCCCAGGCCCGAGGCGGCGCAGGAGGCTGGCGCAGGGGCTCTCGCCCCCGAGACCAGGGGAGGGCAGCTGGAGAGAGGCACACCTGCCCCCAGGGCCGAGGCCACGAGCAGGGAGGCCTCCAAAACACAGCCTCGGAGAGGCCCCCCCGTCCCCTCGGAGGCAGAGCCCAGAGAAGACACGCCGCCTGCCTCCGAGGAAGGAGGAGAGGAGGCTGAGGCCGAGCGAGAGGAGGTGGGCTCCGAGGCCGAGCGAGAGGAGGTGGGCTCCGAGGCCGAGCGAGAGGAGGCAGGCTCCGaggctgaggaagaggaggtgggcTCCGAGGCCGAGGAAAAGGAGGCTGGGGAAGAGGAGGTGGACTCCGAggccgaggaagaggaggtgggcTCCGAggccgaggaagaggaggtggactCCGAGGCCGAGGAAAAGGAGGTGGACTCTGAGGCCGGGGAAGAGGAGGCTGAGCAAGAGGAGGCTGCCCCCGAGGCTGAGGCTGAGGGAGAGGAGGTGGGCTCCGAGGCTGAGGCTGAGCGAGAGGCGGTGGTCTTTGAGGTGGGAGCCCGGAGCGAGAAACCCGCCCTCAATCCCAGAGGCAGACGAGCGGCCGGAGGGAGGGAGGCGAGGCAGGAGGGAGCGGGCCGGCCCGGGCCCCGAGGCAGG CAGACTGGTTCTCAGCAGGGGCTGACCGGcctgctctctccctccctgcagCTGCGGCGCTACTGCTCCACCCTGCTCTGCCTCCTCCCccccctgctgctcctgctgggGGGGGGCGGCCTGTTCCTGTGGCCCTCTGGGAGGCCGGGGCTGGCCGGCGCCCTGCTGGCGCCGCTGGACCTGGACTGGCTGTGGGCCGGGGACCTGTGGGCACGGCAGGAGGCCTGCGGCTCCGACTGCAG CCTGTCCCTGCTGGAGAGCCTCCCTGAGGGGCTGGAGTACCCCCCTGGCTCCCCCCGCCTGACCCCCATCTCCCAGGCCTGGAGAGACCTGCTGCACAGAGCCAACCACAGCGTCAGCATCGCAGCCTTCTACCTCACACTGAGGGACACCGACCTGGAGGCCTCCGAGCCCAGCGCACTGGAG GGGAAGCGTGTGTTCGAGGCTCTGAGGGGCCTGCCAGCTCGAGGGGTGGGCCTCAGGATCGCCGTCAACAGCCCCCAGACGTACCCCAGGGACACGGACGACCTTGCGCTCGCAG GCGCGGAGGTGCGCCCGGTCTACCTGCAGAACCTGACCGGGGGGATCCTGCACACCAAGCTCTGGGAGGTGGACGGCCAGCACGCCTACCTGGGCAGTGCCAACATGGACTGGCGCTCCCTCACACAG GTGAAGGAGCTGGCCGTCTCGGTGACGAACTGCAGCTGCCTGGCCAGAGACGTGTCCCGGCTGTTCCAGGCGTACTGGCTCCTGGGctctccagcagggggcgcagTGCCCGCGCGCTGGCCCCGCCGCCTCAGCGCTCTGTCCAgcgcacagcgccccctgcagctGCAGCTGAACGGGCTCCCGGCGCAGGTCTACCTGTCG AGCGCTCCCCCGCCGCTGTCCGCGGACGGCCGCACGGACGACCTCTCGGCCATCCTGGGCGTGATCTCGGACGCCCGCCGCTTCGTCTACGTCTCGGTCATGGACTTCCTGCCGGCCTCCCAGTACACTGAGCCGGCCCAGTTCTGGCCGCCCATCGACTCAGCGCTGCGGGCGGCGGCGTGCGCGCGTGGCGTGGAGGTGCGGCTGCTGGTCAGCTGCTGGCCGCACTCCGACCAGCCCATGTTCGTCTTCCTGGAGTCGCTCGGCGTGCCGAACCACCCGCCCCTGAGCTGCCGGCTGCACGTG AAAGTGTTCGAGGTGCCCTCCACCGAGGAGCAGAAGATGATCCCCTACGCCAGGGTGAACCACGCTAAGTACATGGTGACGGACAGAGTCGCGTACATAG GGACATCCAACTGGTCGGAGAATTACTTCACCCACACGGCGGGCGTGGGGCTGGTGGTGAACCAGACGGGGGCTCCAGCCGGGGCAGGCAAGCGCAGCGTCCAGAGTGACCTGCAGGCCGTGTTCGAGAGGGACTGGGACTCCGGCTTCGCTCAGCCCCTCTCCTCGGAGCCCGCCCACCTCTGCGGAGCACGGGAAAGCGCATAG